The genomic interval AGCCGCCGACCATCGCGAGGGCGGCAGAGAGAAGGTCCCTCCGGGATGGTCGGGACAGACTCATGCTAATCTCAGAATCAGCCATGATCCGAGCTCCACGCAGCTTGGTTGTGGTCAGGCCGGATACGTGGGGCAAACACGTGTCCGGCCGCCTAAGGCGCAGAAGGATAGCGACGACATGAATCAACAGCAATCAAAAATCACTACAGTGTCGTGATTCATATGAATGCTGCGCAATGCAAAATGGCTCGCGCCGCTCTCGGTTTGGGCGTGCGCGATTTGGCGAACCAGGCTGCCGTTTCCACACAAACCGTGACCCGTTTCGAACGCGGCGAGGCATTGAAAGCGACAACAGTTGAGCGTCTTCAGGCGGCGCTCGAAGCCGCCGGCATTGAGTTCATTCCGGAAAACGGCGGCGGCGCCGGTGTGCGCTTCCGCAAGCCGT from Ancylobacter polymorphus carries:
- a CDS encoding helix-turn-helix transcriptional regulator, translated to MARAALGLGVRDLANQAAVSTQTVTRFERGEALKATTVERLQAALEAAGIEFIPENGGGAGVRFRKPSAPE